In Solenopsis invicta isolate M01_SB chromosome 6, UNIL_Sinv_3.0, whole genome shotgun sequence, the genomic window gcaagattttataaatttcgtCTTGCGATACATATCCGAGTTGAAGCTGCCATTTAAGCGTGGAACATTTATAGAATTCCGTACGGGCATGATGAACGTTACGCCAGTGGGACGAAATTGCAGCAAAAAGGAACGTGAACAATTTAATGAATACGACAATGAACATCATATTCGTGAGAAATTCATACAAGctcttaaaaaagaatttcctGATTTGGGTCTGACTTACAGTATTGGTAAGtggcatattttatatatatatatatatatatatatattatatatatatatatatatatatatataattcaattaagGCTTATTGTTAGTATTCTCGCGGCGTGATAGTATTTATGACGTATTGGAGacgaaaatacaataaattcgTTGTTACGTACTAGAgcgaaattttacataaattattttaaagaaatttcagaaattaatagaaagttaaattttaatattataaattataattgtcgAATTAATCGATATATTTCATTACTGCAAATATCTTCagagatataaattaatatcaaaatcaaTATATGTTGCATATAAATTTTAGcgagcaaattttatttatttttttctaaggGGGACAAATTTCTTTCGATGTTTTCCCTATTGGTTGGGATAAAACGTATTGCTTGCGTCATATTCAGGGATATGACGAGATACATTTCTTTGGCGACAAAACGGCCGAGGGTGGTAATGATCACGAGATTTATGAGAGCGATCTGACAGTAGGACACCGTGTCACTTGTCCTAAGGACACCATCAACCAATTGAACATCCTTCTGACACTCGTAAAGGAAAATAGGGAGAAAGAACAGCTTAGTGTTCCACTGCAATGTGTCTAATAGTAAAGGGGCctaagaacaaaatatttttctaggtcaagataaatttgcatttttagcCATTCTATATGCCTccaattattgtataatagattcttttttttaccaATTATGTTACATTCctaataatgaagaaaattacaagaaaattataGTCCTTAATTCTCATACTTTCAAGCAGAATTTCTCAGCACTCAAGGTTCTAGGCAGAATTGTTTTCATGCACACTTAGAAATACAATGTATTTGTACATATGCtctttttcgattattttatcATCATCACTTGATATACAGAAGTTATAGGTGTTGAATAAAAAGGTTATTGGCATTATgaatatagtaatttattttctgtttacaAACATTCTGCTCTCGTAAGTCTTACATGTGAACAAACGATCACGCATATATCATTGCATTTACGCAtccatatgtacatatatattaaaactacattaaacaataacaataacataaGAAAAACATTACGGTAATTATTGGAAGACGATATGGTATGACGTAGAATGTTTTTTTCCGTCGCTGACAAAGTAAAAAAGGCACCTTATTAGCATATGCAAATAGCAAATGTGCAAGGTTAATGCTGCAACAGCTGTTGTTGCAATTTGCATCAaacttttgatattaatttcttattctatTAACTTCCGTTTTACAACGTAAATgcatttctaataaaatatttaaaaaaaatttgtatatgtatatgtatatgtgtgtgtgtgtgtgtatatatatatatatatatatatatatatatatatatatatatatttatttatttatttatttattaaaatcaatatatatgtgataacttagaatacatatattttttgcgatataaaacgtatataaaatccGTGATATGTGAATGAAGCGTTTATTATGGCTAGGGTTGGCAAAATTCTACCTTTTTTTGTATAAGTCCATGCTaatggtaaaaatatttttccaagaAAACGACCAAAAAATTACGGATTTTATTTTGAACAAGCTTAAATTGGAAAAGCATCTTTCAATTGATAACGCTCCTATTGTTTTCTATCTGTTAGTCGGTCTATTTGTATAAatcctttttattaataacgatataaaacaaaaataagagagTATTATCAATTGAGACTTTTCCAATTTAAAgctttattcaaaataaaatccgTAATGGACTAGGAATTGACGTAGTAAataagctttttttttatataaaatgttgaatagTAAGTGCAAAACacatctatataaataaaaatttgtaattctcCTACTACTATGtttttctcattaaaaattgatataaaatagtgACATTTATATGTCCagcttttatttaaaaccaaagtatttcacaaattaattagaattgattagaatttaaaaaaaaactattataaagttttattattattaattcattactattcgttatcttcatttttatttaaatgataatgatTAGTATAATTTGCTaatcaaagtaaaaatatctttttgtataaaattatataaacattgtttaatattacgtattagtaatttttatagtttttgccAGTTTATACTATTAGATAAAGTTCGGGAAAAATTGGAATTTACCATTGTTCTTTCCATTCATTGGACTTTCTCGATCAATCCTTGCTTATGACACCACGAGTCTTTATGCTCCTTGATAAACAGGTACGCGCTTCGCTGCGAAAGCGGCGAGTCCTTCAATTCTGTCTTTCGTATCCACGAGTTTACTGTAACACTGTCCCTCGATCTCCATACCGTCTTCAAAAGATACCTCTGTGCCTTTAGATATAGCCACTTTCGCCATTCTAAACGATACAGCATAGGATTAAAATgggattaaaaaatgttttataaataagtattgtATTTCGTTGATAAATGGAAGTTATAAATGAAATGCAAGTGTCAGAAAAATTCGTATTACTCGTGCTTGATAAGCACAAGAAGATAAAAGTGTGTGGTGtgatgtttattatataatacgtgAGTGATCGTATCAATGATTCCGAGTAAGCATCATCGTCACGTTTAAATACCTGTTTCTCACGGACAATAATACGTAATTTGGTGTATTATGAAATGCTCCACTTTGTTTTCTAATTTCACTTGTTTGTTCCCCATTAtctatattgctttttttttatgtgatatttcactaatattcatttatttttatctttattttacattgtttatTTCTCTCATATCTATTTACAATTcatattacacatttttaaaaataagtttttatgaaTCACATTtactgaattatatttttaatatttttttacatcgaCAACTCACCTAACGCCAATGGGACCATTAGGTAAAATTTCTCTCGCGATCGAGAGAGCCGTTTGGTAAGCCGCGTCGCCGACCTTGTTTTGCGGAACCACCTCGTTGACGAGCCCGATCTGCATCGCTTGTTCGCCGTCAAGAATCCGCGCGGTGTAAATCAATTCTTTAGCCTTGGCTGCTCCGACAATCCTGGGAAGTCTCTGCGTGCCACCAGCGCCCGGTATTATCGCCAGTTTCGTCTCCACAAGACCCATCTTGGCCTCGGAAGAGGCGACTCTAATGTCACTAGCTAACGCAAGCTCCAGTCCTCCGCCTAATGCTACACCGTCTATAGCCGAGATCACCGGCGTCGGCAGGGTCTCTACGTCAGTCATGAGACTCCGTAAAGAAGACACGAATCGCAGCACCTCAGAATTGTCCATTTTGAATCTCTCCCGTAGGTCCGCCCCAGCGCAAAATACTTTTGGGACTAGGCTGCGTACTATTAGTACTCGTAGCTTGTTGTTTTGCTTGATCGAGACCAGCGCTTCGTTCAATTGAGAGATCAGGGTCTTCCCGAAAGAATTACGAGCAGCAGGCCTGTTCAATCCTAATACAGCGATACCGTTGTCCTTTCCGTCCAAGTAATTAACGATCACCTCTTTCGCCTCGTCCTTAGGACTCGGCATTGCGCTTGTGGTCAATGTTCTCGTGGTACAAATGCACCAATGACGAAGAGAGCTGGTAACTCTAATGTTTGCCACTAATGAAACCATTTTGCAGAAAGctgtttatttgaa contains:
- the LOC105205278 gene encoding phosphomannomutase; the encoded protein is MSKKIICLFDVDGTLTEPRQPISPSIEKFLLETVKKEFDIAVVGGSDLNKLQEQLGDRNLFEKYKYVFAENGLIAFKNGKALPSQSIQDILGEDVLQDFINFVLRYISELKLPFKRGTFIEFRTGMMNVTPVGRNCSKKEREQFNEYDNEHHIREKFIQALKKEFPDLGLTYSIGGQISFDVFPIGWDKTYCLRHIQGYDEIHFFGDKTAEGGNDHEIYESDLTVGHRVTCPKDTINQLNILLTLVKENREKEQLSVPLQCV
- the LOC105205195 gene encoding methylglutaconyl-CoA hydratase, mitochondrial; translation: MVSLVANIRVTSSLRHWCICTTRTLTTSAMPSPKDEAKEVIVNYLDGKDNGIAVLGLNRPAARNSFGKTLISQLNEALVSIKQNNKLRVLIVRSLVPKVFCAGADLRERFKMDNSEVLRFVSSLRSLMTDVETLPTPVISAIDGVALGGGLELALASDIRVASSEAKMGLVETKLAIIPGAGGTQRLPRIVGAAKAKELIYTARILDGEQAMQIGLVNEVVPQNKVGDAAYQTALSIAREILPNGPIGVRMAKVAISKGTEVSFEDGMEIEGQCYSKLVDTKDRIEGLAAFAAKRVPVYQGA